One Pocillopora verrucosa isolate sample1 chromosome 10, ASM3666991v2, whole genome shotgun sequence genomic window carries:
- the LOC131769281 gene encoding uncharacterized protein isoform X5, translating to MLAHLLQVSHSNHLNSGPNRELTKKCTHARASARVLMDEDEADVDMEFASGGDLEKVSTSPSSCTPTSKENGSIKETPKSSKKVEDWMYRFQLPAHRTASIDDEFLKSFQPQIVAIGEQFDFDKVIIIYEGIFLCSKPQQSIVNSIVALLSSFYTFNMWCIKTAKPYCLSKSRP from the exons atgCTTGCGCATTTACTTCAGGTGAGCCATTCCAATCATTTGAATTCCGGACCCAACCGTGAATTGACGAAGAAATGTACCCACGCTCGTGCTTCTGCCCGTGTATTAATG GATGAAGATGAAGCAGACGTAGACATGGAATTTGCAAGCGGCGGAGATTTGGAGAAAGTATCTACAAGCCCAAGTTCCTGTACACCAACAAGCAAGGAGAACGGAAGCATTAAAGAAACACCTAAAAGTTCAAAAAAG GTGGAAGATTGGATGTATAGATTTCAACTTCCAGCACAT agaacagcttcaattgatgatgaaTTTTTGAAGTCCTTTCAGCCTCAAATTGTGGCCATTGGTGaacaatttgattttgataaagTAATTATCATCTATGAGGGCATTTTTCTATGCAGCAAACCACAACAAAGCATTGTAAATAGCATTGTGGCTTTGCTGTCATCATTTTATACATTCAATATGTGGTGTATAAAGACAGCAAAGCCATATTGTCTTTCCAAGAGCAGGCCCTAA
- the LOC131769281 gene encoding uncharacterized protein isoform X4 produces MLAHLLQVSHSNHLNSGPNRELTKKCTHARASARVLMDEDEADVDMEFASGGDLEKVSTSPSSCTPTSKENGSIKETPKSSKKEKFCLGHSWELKDCYCQVEDWMYRFQLPAHRTASIDDEFLKSFQPQIVAIGEQFDFDKVIIIYEGIFLCSKPQQSIVNSIVALLSSFYTFNMWCIKTAKPYCLSKSRP; encoded by the exons atgCTTGCGCATTTACTTCAGGTGAGCCATTCCAATCATTTGAATTCCGGACCCAACCGTGAATTGACGAAGAAATGTACCCACGCTCGTGCTTCTGCCCGTGTATTAATG GATGAAGATGAAGCAGACGTAGACATGGAATTTGCAAGCGGCGGAGATTTGGAGAAAGTATCTACAAGCCCAAGTTCCTGTACACCAACAAGCAAGGAGAACGGAAGCATTAAAGAAACACCTAAAAGTTCAAAAAAG gagaaattctgtcttggtcattcatgggagttaaaggattgtTATTGCCAA GTGGAAGATTGGATGTATAGATTTCAACTTCCAGCACAT agaacagcttcaattgatgatgaaTTTTTGAAGTCCTTTCAGCCTCAAATTGTGGCCATTGGTGaacaatttgattttgataaagTAATTATCATCTATGAGGGCATTTTTCTATGCAGCAAACCACAACAAAGCATTGTAAATAGCATTGTGGCTTTGCTGTCATCATTTTATACATTCAATATGTGGTGTATAAAGACAGCAAAGCCATATTGTCTTTCCAAGAGCAGGCCCTAA
- the LOC131776245 gene encoding spondin-1-like, producing the protein MITVEITAVVILVATLAFAPSCDAQSRRRRRSCTPRNCQVSHWSSWNPCSTNQCGQQGSQSRSRTVVSSPGCGGAQCPNLHETQQCNGSTPINCQVSLWSLWSGCSADKCRQQGTQNRSRTVVSSKNCGGAQCPDLHEARHCNGIAPVSCKLSAWSDWSTCNTACGASGTQTRSRHKKISEQCGGTCTSNFSMTRSCPQISCLNGGSLKDGKCFCKEGYSGSCCEHHGKKRFSIKQSFVESKSSKFNFTLLSRSYEVIKGVGFYNFGAASVGEYNRVI; encoded by the coding sequence ATGATCACGGTGGAAATTACAGCTGTGGTGATACTAGTTGCCACGCTCGCCTTCGCACCATCTTGTGACGCCCAGTCTCGAAGGCGTCGTAGATCATGCACTCCACGAAATTGCCAGGTCAGCCATTGGTCTTCATGGAATCCGTGCAGTACAAACCAGTGTGGTCAACAAGGGTCTCAGAGTCGATCAAGAACGGTGGTCTCCTCACCAGGTTGTGGAGGAGCACAGTGTCCTAATCTACATGAGACACAGCAATGTAACGGCAGTACACCGATTAACTGTCAAGTGAGTCTTTGGTCACTTTGGAGTGGGTGTAGTGCTGACAAATGCAGACAACAAGGGACCCAAAATCGATCAAGGACGGTGGTATCCTCCAAAAATTGTGGAGGAGCACAGTGTCCTGACCTCCACGAAGCGCGGCATTGCAACGGAATTGCGCCAGTTAGTTGCAAACTAAGTGCTTGGTCGGATTGGAGTACTTGCAACACAGCGTGTGGCGCATCAGGGACACAGACTCGCTCGCGTCATAAGAAAATCTCTGAGCAATGTGGTGGTACATGTACATCTAACTTCTCAATGACACGATCCTGCCCACAGATTAGCTGCTTGAACGGAGGGAGTTTGAAGGATGGTAAATGTTTCTGTAAAGAAGGTTACTCCGGATCTTGCTGTGAGCATCATGGTAAGAAGAGATTCAGTATAAAGCAATCGTTTGTAGAAAGTAAAAGTAGCAAATTCAATTTCACACTCTTAAGCAGATCATATGAAGTTATAAAAGGAGTGGGTTTCTAtaactttggtgctgcgtcggtgggagagtataacagggtaatttag
- the LOC131788996 gene encoding uncharacterized protein translates to MRRRKEVPLEIHARGPVAVKAYNDALKDGEASVNRIPVILVGQERTGKTSLKRSLKGELFDKFEESTDGIQADTGYFKVSKEIWKTGKKIEDAGPESSISFENLAAAKLILEQLRRENLSSQDVPQQSKNATHLDTEKTSRDTASSTSSQPNGNDDSSFDMPEIPEEVLHELTKLLQREGDDSDINDVYSILWDFAGQSVYYDTHPIFLIENAIYLLVANLSHNPEEKATPPVKKGLYSNIVDSHSNKTNLDFLDFWMSSIFSLASPESSCSDSATNGQENLPGRLPPVFLVCTHADKPFYRTKARDQALEMYGFLRSKAYREHLSKDVFAVDNTKSGGDHECLEVVRLREKVLAVAKEFPLMKTKIPLRWLKYENLLHIRMEHEKWIPLNEARRIAFDECIIHNEAEFSTLLNFLHDQRIVVHFSGSPELERMVILDPQWLVDVLKKIITVKRYEHSEKQVESMWLKLEDTGVLDERLIDHAWRDLFDNQESRDSLIAILERLSLLCTWPSADSNKQYLVPSMLMSPPTKDVLRLLASAKMPSLFITFASGRVPPGLFSRLILLFLQWCKEEWKSEVSPRLFHNFALFYILPGQGVSLIFRCHSSSIEIIVYSGDIDNETGAKSSYETYDQTLGRAIHWKLRLVMECMRKEFHWLKYVNYDMCVCCPVCSQAGSITCRAHDVYGCECLHFLSESDLRQRQYCDRPGRSLLGDCRIRVNQFECWFSFEDVEKSAGLSTNRQPQAFNASGPESSLDEEGIFLLEGTTRKELALPENVKSSIQSISFRSTSDVEDIVIQFQEALQLEPASLESPEPETKSMIRGLALRAKSEKRDDLVRHLREITPAGTTGPLLNEDMSVGCMPHKQYKDLTFSLSVQGRWKPLAERLGFSQIEMCFLDERVVNPSDVVLGAVAKHRHLSVGEIYDTLVDCELPVIADLM, encoded by the exons ATGCGGAGGAGGAAGGAAG TCCCTTTAGAAATCCATGCTAGAGGTCCTGTGGCGGTTAAGGCCTATAACGACGCCCTCAAAGACGGAGAGGCATCTGTAAACAGAATACCAGTAATCTTGGTCGGACAAGAGCGAACAGGAAAAACTAGTCTAAAGAGATCTTTAAAAGGAGAGCTTTTCgacaaatttgaagaaagtaCGGATGGAATTCAGGCAGATACTGGATATTTCAAAGTCTCTAAAGAAATCTGGAAGaccggaaaaaaaattgaagatgcGGGTCCTGAATCAAGTATCTCGTTTGAAAACCTTGCAGCAGCTAAGTTGATTCTTGAACAGTTAAGGCGAGAAAATTTGAGTTCACAGGATGTTCCACAACAAAGTAAAAACGCCACTCATCTCGATACCGAAAAAACCAGCAGAGATACGGCATCATCTACTTCGAGTCAGCCAAATGGAAACGATGACAGTTCCTTCGACATGCCAGAAATACCTGAAGAAGTACTTCATGAGCTAACCAAACTGCTACAGAGGGAGGGAGATGATTCCGACATTAATGATGTCTATTCAATCTTGTGGGACTTTGCTGGGCAATCAGTCTACTACGACACCCATCCAATTTTCCTGATTGAAAATGCTATCTATCTTTTGGTAGCCAATCTGAGCCATAATCCTGAAGAGAAGGCAACTCCACCTGTGAAGAAGGGATTGTACAGTAATATCGTAGACTCTCAtagcaacaaaacaaaccttgaCTTCCTTGACTTTTGGATgtcatcaattttttcactGGCTAGCCCAGAATCCAGCTGCTCAGATTCAGCCACAAATGGTCAAGAAAATTTACCCGGAAGACTTCCCCCAGTGTTTTTGGTTTGCACCCATGCCGACAAGCCCTTCTACAGGACTAAGGCTAGAGATCAAGCGCTTGAAATGTATGGGTTTTTACGAAGCAAAGCATACAGGGAGCACCTTTCCAAGGACGTTTTCGCCGTGGATAATACCAAATCAGGAGGTGACCACGAGTGCCTAGAGGTCGTGCGCCTGAGAGAGAAAGTACTTGCTGTAGCAAAGGAGTTCCcactgatgaaaacaaaaataccattGAGGTGGTTGAAGTATGAAAACTTGCTTCACATCCGTATGGAGCATGAGAAGTGGATACCGCTGAATGAAGCCAGGCGCATTGCATTTGACGAGTGCATTATTCATAACGAGGCCGAATTCTCGACCTTGTTGAATTTCCTGCATGATCAGAGAATTGTTGTTCATTTCAGTGGCTCCCCAGAGCTGGAGAGGATGGTGATCTTAGATCCCCAGTGGCTTGTCGACGTTCTCAAGAAGATTATCACTGTAAAGCGGTATGAACACTCTGAAAAACAAGTAGAGTCCATGTGGTTAAAGCTTGAAGACACAGGGGTCTTAGATGAAAGGCTTATCGACCATGCATGGAGAGACTTGTTTGACAACCAAGAATCCCGCGACAGCCTCATTGCAATCTTGGAAAGATTGAGTCTTCTTTGTACTTGGCCGTCCGCTGATTCTAACAAGCAATATCTTGTGCCATCCATGTTGATGTCACCCCCAACGAAGGATGTCCTGAGGCTTCTCGCCTCCGCAAAAATGCCATCACTTTTTATCACATTCGCGTCAGGTCGAGTGCCGCCTGGTCTCTTCTCCCGACTTATCCTTCTTTTCCTCCAATGGTGCAAAGAAGAATGGAAGAGCGAAGTGAGCCCACGgttgtttcataattttgcCTTGTTTTATATTCTTCCAGGCCAAGGTGTGTCCTTGATTTTTCGGTGCCATTCCTCGTCGATCGAAATCATCGTTTACAGTGGAGACATCGACAACGAGACAGGAGCAAAGTCTTCTTATGAAACCTATGATCAAACTCTAGGCCGTGCTATTCACTGGAAATTGAGATTGGTAATGGAATGCATGCGCAAAGAGTTCCACTGGCTCAAGTACGTGAATTACGATATGTGTGTCTGCTGCCCAGTATGTTCTCAAGCAGGCTCTATCACATGTCGCGCTCACGACGTGTATGGATGTGAGTGTCTACACTTCTTGTCAGAATCTGATTTGAGACAGCGTCAATATTGTGACAGACCAGGACGCAGCCTTCTCGGGGATTGCAGGATTCGGGTCAACCAGTTTGAATGTTGGTTCTCATTCGAAGACGTAGAGAAAAGTGCTGGACTTTCAACGAATCGG cagcCCCAAGCTTTTAATGCCTCGGGTCCTGAAAGTTCTCTCGATGAAGAAGGCATATTTCTCTTGGAAG GAACGACGCGGAAAGAACTTGCGCTGCCAGAGAATGTCAAAAGTTCCATTCAGTCCATTTCATTCCGTTCAACAAGTGATGTTGAGGATATTGTGATTCAGTTTCAAGAAGCTCTGCAGTTGGAACCAGCATCTTTAGAAAGTCCAGAGCCTGAGACGAAAAGTATGATTCGTGGCCTTGCCTTGAGAGCTAAATCTGAGAAACGGGATGATTTGGTGAGACACTTGCGAGAGATTACACCTGCTGGTACTACTG GGCCGTTGTTGAATGAGGATATGTCAGTTGGTTGTATGCCACATAAACAATACAAGGATTTGACGTTCAGCCTTTCGG TTCAAGGGAGGTGGAAACCGCTGGCAGAAAGGCTGGGTTTCTCCCAAATCGAGATGTGCTTTTTAGATGAGAGAGTTGTGAATCCTTCTGACGTTGTTCTTGGCGCTGTGGCAAAGCATCGCCACCTGAGTGTTGGAGAAATCTATGACACATTGGTCGACTGCGAGCTACCAGTTATTGCAGATCTAATGTAA